A genomic region of Conger conger chromosome 6, fConCon1.1, whole genome shotgun sequence contains the following coding sequences:
- the slc25a51a gene encoding mitochondrial nicotinamide adenine dinucleotide transporter SLC25A51 — protein MGVVATMGPEAQQGKQGSGLLLPGLDPRKKHYVCGSCAAFTNIAITFPIQKVLFRQQLFGVRAGEAVTQLQRDGLRNLYRGLLPPLLQKTTTVAIMFGLYEDFSRVLPRHTGAPELLTRSVAAVLAGTAEATLTPFERVQTLLQDPRHHGRFHNTFHTFRTLLREHGVRECYRGLGPILLRNGPSNALFFGLRGPIKQQLPRAQSPAANMVNDFICGGLLGAMLGVMFYPLNVLKARMQSQVGGAFQSSHAVLLTIWRERNGKVTHLFRGAHLNYHRSLLSWGIINATYELLLKHL, from the coding sequence ATGGGGGTGGTCGCCACCATGGGCCCCGAGGCGCAGCAGGGGAAGCAGGGGAGCGGGCTGCTGCTGCCCGGACTGGACCCCCGGAAGAAGCACTACGTCTGCGGCTCGTGTGCGGCCTTCACCAACATCGCCATCACCTTCCCCATCCAGAAGGTTCTGTTCCGGCAGCAGCTGTTCGGCGTGCGGGCCGGCGAGGCCGTCACCCAGCTGCAGCGTGACGGCCTGCGGAACCTGTACCGCGGGCTGCTGCCCCCGCTGCTCCAGAAGACCACCACGGTGGCCATCATGTTCGGCCTGTACGAGGACTTCTCCCGCGTGCTGCCCCGCCACACGGGGGCGCCGGAGCTGCTGACGCGCAGCGTGGCGGCCGTCCTGGCGGGAACGGCCGAGGCCACCCTGACGCCCTTCGAGAGGGTGCAGACCCTGCTCCAGGACCCCCGGCACCACGGCCGCTTCCACAACACCTTCCACACCTTCCGGACGCTTCTGCGGGAGCACGGGGTGCGGGAGTGCTACCGCGGGCTGGGGCCCATCCTGCTGCGCAACGGGCCCAGCAACGCCCTGTTCTTCGGCTTGCGCGGGCCCATCAAGCAGCAGCTGCCCCGGGCCCAGTCGCCTGCCGCCAACATGGTCAACGACTTCATCTGCGGAGGGCTGCTGGGCGCCATGCTGGGCGTGATGTTCTACCCGCTCAACGTGCTGAAGGCGCGCATGCAGTCGCAGGTGGGCGGGGCCTTCCAGTCCTCGCACGCCGTCCTGCTCACCATATGGCGGGAGCGGAACGGGAAGGTCACGCACCTGTTCCGCGGGGCGCACCTCAACTACCACCGCTCCCTCCTGTCCTGGGGCATCATCAACGCCACCTACGAGCTCCTGCTCAAGCACctatga